In the genome of Segatella copri, one region contains:
- a CDS encoding glycosyl hydrolase yields MMNKKQKYKFIGLSFAMALMSSLNCQAQFLPTPTQEAKPGVRWWWMGSAVDKENLKWNLDEYAKAGIGAVEITPLYGVQGNDKNDIPYLSPKWMDMLKFVEKENKQVGIETDMATGTGWPFGGPWVPISEAACKAVFVDTIVDVKQKLMEIEFNVPQKERAFAKLKVIKAFPVEGEKYKKRVIALYESRTRQKVKRAAPGGEGYVIDHFDSTAVANYLHHIDSAFVASKAPYPHTFFNDSYEVYGANWTPNLLTEFEKYHGYKLQDKFPEFLDGDAGVVSDYRETLGDMLLHNFTEQWTKWANKRGAITRNQAHGSPANLIDCYAAVDIPEIEGFGLTDFGIKGLRKDPGKTRPNFSDLSMLKYAPSAAHITGKKYTSSETFTWLTEHFSTSLSQMKPDMDLMFCAGVNHMFFHGTAYSPKNDPWPGWKFYASVDMSPTNSIWRDAPELMKYITNCQTYLQWGQPDNDFLVYLPVRDMWRKDTKNWLMQFDIHSMAKKAPEFIKVILDIDKAGFDCDYISDKYLRTCTFKNGMIETAAGTRYKGIIIPGNNIMPSDVIEHISELKSQGAKIIKGDNIKAMEQAAKPELMRKNLGLKMIRRANSIGHHYFIANLTSKDIASSVALAVNEKHGIWYNPMTGEYHEAAIGDKGIQLNLKSGESRILITSNKPVNEWKLGSNVKVGGKEAIAATDSKTIDLTANSWKLSFIEDAPKVDETFNLKGVKSWEGLSDKTKVMMGTGVYETTIKLSKDDAKKQWAIDLGDVRESARVYINGEYVGCAWAVPYILNCQDKLVKGKNTLRIEVTNLPANRIAEMDRQGVKWRKMKEINVVDINYKKTTYEKWTPVPSGLNSTVKLVEIK; encoded by the coding sequence CATTGATGTCGTCACTCAACTGCCAGGCTCAGTTCCTCCCTACCCCTACGCAGGAAGCCAAACCAGGCGTAAGATGGTGGTGGATGGGATCTGCCGTAGATAAGGAAAACCTGAAGTGGAACCTTGACGAATACGCCAAGGCGGGCATCGGTGCCGTGGAAATCACACCACTCTATGGTGTGCAGGGCAACGACAAGAACGATATCCCTTATCTCTCGCCTAAATGGATGGACATGCTCAAGTTCGTGGAGAAGGAAAACAAGCAGGTGGGCATCGAGACGGATATGGCCACCGGAACAGGCTGGCCTTTCGGAGGTCCTTGGGTGCCTATCAGCGAGGCGGCATGCAAGGCGGTGTTCGTAGATACCATCGTGGATGTGAAGCAGAAACTGATGGAGATAGAATTCAACGTGCCACAGAAAGAACGTGCCTTCGCCAAACTGAAGGTCATCAAGGCATTCCCTGTGGAGGGTGAAAAATACAAGAAACGCGTCATCGCTCTCTATGAAAGCCGCACACGACAGAAGGTGAAGCGTGCGGCTCCGGGCGGAGAAGGATACGTTATCGACCACTTCGACTCTACTGCCGTGGCGAATTACCTGCACCACATCGACAGCGCCTTCGTAGCATCGAAGGCTCCATATCCGCATACCTTCTTCAATGACAGCTACGAGGTGTATGGCGCCAACTGGACGCCTAACCTCCTGACAGAATTCGAGAAATATCACGGATACAAGCTGCAGGATAAGTTCCCAGAGTTCCTTGATGGCGATGCTGGGGTGGTAAGCGATTACCGTGAAACCCTGGGCGACATGCTGCTCCATAACTTCACCGAACAGTGGACCAAATGGGCAAACAAGCGTGGTGCCATCACCCGCAACCAGGCACACGGTTCACCAGCCAACCTCATCGACTGCTATGCAGCCGTTGACATTCCGGAAATTGAAGGCTTCGGACTGACCGACTTCGGCATCAAGGGGCTGCGCAAGGATCCGGGCAAGACCCGTCCTAACTTCAGCGACCTCAGCATGCTGAAATATGCTCCATCGGCTGCGCACATCACCGGAAAGAAATATACATCCAGCGAAACCTTCACCTGGCTCACCGAGCACTTCAGCACTTCCCTGAGCCAGATGAAACCGGATATGGACCTGATGTTCTGCGCCGGAGTAAACCACATGTTCTTCCATGGCACCGCCTATTCGCCTAAGAACGATCCATGGCCAGGCTGGAAGTTCTATGCTTCGGTAGATATGAGTCCTACCAACAGCATCTGGCGCGACGCTCCGGAACTGATGAAATACATCACCAACTGCCAAACCTATCTGCAGTGGGGACAGCCAGACAATGATTTCCTGGTTTATCTGCCAGTAAGAGATATGTGGCGCAAGGATACCAAAAACTGGCTGATGCAATTCGATATCCACAGTATGGCGAAGAAGGCACCGGAGTTTATCAAGGTGATTCTCGACATCGACAAGGCAGGATTCGACTGCGATTACATCAGCGACAAGTACCTTCGCACGTGTACCTTTAAGAACGGTATGATTGAAACGGCTGCCGGAACCCGATACAAGGGTATCATCATTCCTGGCAACAACATCATGCCAAGCGATGTGATTGAGCACATATCAGAATTGAAATCACAAGGCGCCAAGATTATCAAGGGCGATAATATCAAGGCAATGGAACAGGCGGCAAAACCGGAACTGATGAGAAAGAACCTGGGCTTGAAGATGATTCGACGTGCCAACAGCATCGGTCATCATTACTTCATCGCCAACCTCACCAGCAAGGACATCGCCTCTAGCGTGGCATTGGCCGTGAACGAGAAGCATGGCATCTGGTACAACCCTATGACGGGCGAATACCACGAGGCTGCCATCGGTGACAAGGGCATCCAGCTGAACCTGAAGAGTGGCGAGAGCCGCATCCTCATCACATCAAACAAACCAGTGAATGAATGGAAGCTCGGTTCTAACGTGAAGGTGGGCGGCAAGGAAGCCATCGCTGCTACGGATAGCAAGACCATCGACCTGACCGCAAATTCCTGGAAACTGTCGTTCATCGAGGATGCTCCAAAGGTAGACGAAACCTTCAACCTGAAGGGCGTAAAGTCTTGGGAAGGTCTCAGCGACAAGACGAAGGTGATGATGGGAACTGGTGTTTATGAAACCACCATCAAGCTGTCGAAGGACGATGCCAAGAAGCAGTGGGCCATCGACCTGGGTGATGTTCGCGAGAGTGCTCGTGTCTATATCAACGGCGAGTACGTGGGTTGTGCCTGGGCTGTGCCTTACATCCTCAACTGCCAGGACAAGCTGGTAAAGGGCAAGAATACCCTCCGCATCGAGGTAACCAACCTGCCAGCCAACCGCATCGCAGAAATGGACCGTCAAGGCGTAAAGTGGCGCAAGATGAAGGAAATCAACGTGGTGGACATCAACTACAAGAAGACCACCTACGAGAAATGGACTCCTGTGCCAAGCGGTCTGAACAGCACCGTGAAACTCGTGGAAATCAAATAA
- a CDS encoding glycoside hydrolase family 88 protein, which produces MKKLIFSSLFMLLGLTSVSAQNALQNEILEVAHRTNNYFMAKYSDPTLDTFVKKIRTSNLWTRAVYYEGLMALYEIDPQQRYLDYTDKWADYHKWTARGSVNDTDADNQCCQQTYMDRYVQTGGKKDLSKVKENLDHQMSTKRVNYWTWIDAIQMAMPVYAKYAKITGERKYLDYAMNSYKWSRDTLANGLFNKKEGLWWRDKDYVPPYKEKDGSNCYWSRGNGWVYAALVRVMETLPKKDKYYQYLKKDFILMSKAILKCQREDGYWNVSLVCPANYGGPEMTGTGLFLYGMAWGVQQGILPRATYQKAMDKAWKALAASVHEDGFIGYNQGTGKDPAAGQPVTFTSVPDFEDYGTGCLLLGAAEYYKLVKVKK; this is translated from the coding sequence ATGAAGAAACTGATCTTTTCATCGCTCTTCATGCTCCTGGGTCTGACCTCTGTATCAGCCCAGAACGCATTGCAAAATGAAATTCTGGAGGTAGCCCATCGCACCAACAACTACTTCATGGCGAAGTATAGCGACCCTACTCTCGACACATTCGTAAAGAAAATCCGCACCAGCAACCTCTGGACCCGTGCCGTGTATTACGAGGGATTGATGGCGCTTTACGAGATTGACCCTCAGCAGCGCTATCTCGACTACACCGACAAATGGGCAGATTACCACAAGTGGACAGCCCGTGGCAGCGTGAACGATACCGATGCCGACAACCAGTGCTGCCAGCAAACCTACATGGACCGCTACGTTCAGACCGGCGGCAAGAAGGATTTGAGCAAGGTGAAGGAGAACCTGGACCACCAGATGAGCACCAAGCGTGTGAACTACTGGACTTGGATTGACGCTATCCAGATGGCGATGCCAGTCTACGCCAAGTATGCCAAGATTACCGGTGAGCGCAAGTATCTGGATTATGCGATGAATTCCTATAAATGGAGCCGTGATACTCTGGCTAATGGCCTCTTCAACAAGAAAGAAGGTCTCTGGTGGAGAGACAAGGACTACGTGCCGCCTTACAAGGAGAAGGATGGCAGCAACTGCTACTGGAGCCGTGGCAACGGTTGGGTATATGCTGCCCTGGTCCGCGTGATGGAGACTTTGCCAAAGAAAGATAAATACTATCAGTATCTGAAAAAAGACTTTATCTTGATGAGTAAGGCTATCCTGAAATGCCAGCGTGAAGATGGCTACTGGAACGTGAGCCTCGTTTGTCCAGCCAACTATGGCGGTCCTGAAATGACGGGTACTGGTCTCTTTCTCTATGGTATGGCATGGGGTGTTCAGCAGGGCATTCTTCCTAGAGCCACCTATCAGAAGGCGATGGACAAGGCATGGAAGGCGCTTGCCGCATCGGTTCACGAGGATGGCTTCATCGGCTACAATCAGGGCACAGGAAAGGATCCTGCAGCCGGTCAGCCTGTCACCTTCACATCAGTCCCAGACTTCGAGGACTACGGCACAGGCTGCCTCCTACTTGGTGCTGCAGAGTATTACAAGCTTGTAAAGGTAAAAAAGTAA